A genomic window from Labrus bergylta chromosome 7, fLabBer1.1, whole genome shotgun sequence includes:
- the LOC109985982 gene encoding zona pellucida sperm-binding protein 3, producing MELCVQFFLCLLFGLSAAQWKWNQFGNQAPQKTGVKKPADNLQEKQSFHEPLSWRFPMPPPEDEPHYPPEFELKVPTAADSVSAVCGERSVRVEAKKDLLGIGKPVLTSDVTLGGCPATGEDAGTQVLIFESELHGCGSQLMMTEDWFIYAFTLHYTPTPLGNAQIVQTGDVSVSIQCQYQRKHDVSSDVFKPTWTPFSDTKASEENLYFDFRIMTDDWQFSRPSSAFLLGDMMKFEVSVKQFHHAPLRVMVDNCVATVVPNMDTVPRYSFLGNNGCLFDSQLTGSSSQFLPRSQDDRLQFELEAFRFQQDHSGMMYITCSVRATAASAAVDATNKACSFSNGWREASGRHDACTCCDTDCGARGQSQPPGTGTLWQHESAVGPIKVEDRLLR from the exons atGGAGCTGTGTGTTCaattttttctctgtctcttgtttGGATTGTCAGCAGCTCAGTGGAAGTGGAACCAGTTTGGAAACCAGGCACCACAGAAGACCGGAGTCAAGAAACCAGCAG ATAACCTCCAGGAGAAGCAGTCCTTCCATGAACCGTTATCCTGGAGGTTTCCAATGCCGCCCCCGGAGGACGAGCCTCACTACCCTCCAGAGTTCGAGCTGAAGGTCCCAACAGCAGCCGACAGCGTCAGCGCCGTCTGTGGGGAGCGCTCTGTCCGTGTGGAGGCCAAAAAAGATCTGCTGGGCATCGGGAAACCTGTCCTGACTTCAGACGTGACGCTAGGAGGATGTCCGGCCACAGGAGAGGACGCTGGCACTCAAGTCCTGATCTTTGAGTCGGAGCTGCACGGATGTGGGAGCCAGCTGATG ATGACTGAGGACTGGTTCATCTACGCCTTCACGCTGCATTACACCCCCACTCCTCTGGGAAACGCTCAGATCGTCCAAACCGGAGACGTGTCAGTCAGCATCCAGTGTCAATACCAGAG gaAACACGATGTGAGCAGCGACGTGTTTAAGCCGACCTGGACGCCATTCAGCGACACCAAAGCTTCAGAGGAAAACCTCTACTTCGACTTCAGAATCATGACTG ATGATTGGCAGTTCTCTCGCCCGTCCTCTGCCTTCCTGCTGGGAGACATGATGAAGTTTGAAGTTTCGGTCAAACAGTTTCATCACGCTCCTCTCAGAGTGATGGTCGACAACTGCGTGGCCACTGTTGTCCCGAACATGGACACGGTCCCTCGATACTCCTTCCTTGGAAACAACGG GTGCCTGTTTGACAGCCAACTAACTGGCTCCAGCTCTCAGTTCCTTCCACGGTCTCAGGACGACAGACTGCAGTTTGAGTTGGAGGCGTTCAGGTTCCAGCAGGACCACAGCGGCATG ATGTACATCACCTGCAGTGTGAGAGCCACAGCAGCGTCTGCAGCTGTTGACGCAACAAACAAGGCCTGCTCATTCTCCAACGG GTGGAGGGAGGCCAGTGGCAGACATGACGCGTGTACCTGCTGTGATACAGACTGTGGAGCACGAGGGCAGAGTCAACCGCCAGGAACAG GTACTCTGTGGCAGCATGAATCAGCTGTTGGTCCAATCAAAGTGGAGGACAGACTTCTacggtga